A genomic segment from Takifugu rubripes chromosome 20, fTakRub1.2, whole genome shotgun sequence encodes:
- the ivns1abpa gene encoding influenza virus NS1A-binding protein homolog A: MTPNGYLIFEDESFLDSTVAKMNALRKSGQFCDVRLQVCGHELMAHRAVLACCSPYLFEIFNSDNEPHGVSLVTFEDLDPEAVEILLNYAYTAQLKADKELVKEVYSAAKRFKMDRVKQICGDYLLSKMDSQNAISFRNFASSMGDARLLDKVDAFIQDHLLEVSEQEDFLKLPRLKLEVMLEDNLTLPSNGKLYSKVLNWVQRSLWENGEQLERLMEEVQTLYYSPDHKLVDRGLVIDGQSEVFGGEEDHLQFVQKRPVRESTQRQMSCSSSGSLSPSNQATNAPKPARREWKYIASEKTTNNTYLCLAVMDSVLCVIFLHGRSSPQTSPSATPCLMKSLSFEAQPKELEEQPLSPMHYARSGLGTAALNGRLIAAGGYNREECLRTVECYDPNEDRWSFIAPMRTPRARFQMAVLMGQLYVIGGSNGHSDELSCGERYDPLADEWVQVPELRTNRCNAGVCSLNNKLYVVGGSDPCGQKGLKNCDVFDPVTKTWSNCASLNIRRHQAAVCELEGFMYVAGGAESWNCLNSVERYNPENNTWTLVAPMNVARRGAGIAVHAGKLFVVGGFDGSHALRCVEVYDPARNDWKMLGSMTSSRSNAGLAILGETIYAVGGFDGNEFLNTVEVYNPATDEWNDCANTPSPPSD; encoded by the exons ATGACTCCAAATGGTTATTTGATCTTTGAGGATGAAAGTTTCCTGGACTCCACCGTGGCCAAAATGAACGCGCTGAGAAAGAGTGGTCAGTTCTGCGACGTTAGACTGCAG GTTTGTGGTCATGAATTGATGGCTCACCGAGCTGTTCTGGCTTGCTGCAGCCCCTACCTGTTTGAGATCTTTAACAGCGACAATGAGCCTCATGGAGTCTCACTTGTCACCTTTGAGGACTTGGACCCGGAAGCTGTAGAGATCTTGCTGAACTATGCCTACACTGCCCA GCTAAAGGCAGACAAGGAACTGGTCAAGGAAGTTTACTCTGCAGCCAAAAGGTTTAAGATGGACCGAGTCAAACAG ATTTGTGGCGACTACCTGCTCTCTAAAATGGATTCCCAGAACGCCATCTCTTTCCGTAATTTTGCCAGCTCTATGGGAGATGCTAGACTTTTGGACAAGGTGGACGCCTTCATACAGGATCATCTACTAGAAGTGTCTGAACAGGAGGACTTCCTGAAACTTCCCCGTCTCAAG TTAGAAGTAATGCTAGAAGACAACCTGACTCTGCCCAGCAACGGCAAGCTCTATTCAAAGGTGCTGAACTGGGTGCAGCGCAGCCTGTGGGAGAATGGAGAACAGCTGGAACGCCTAATGGAGGAG GTACAAACGCTGTACTACTCACCTGACCATAAGCTGGTGGATAGAGGGCTGGTGATTGACGGGCAGAGTGAGGTGTTTGGTGGCGAGGAGGACCACCTTCAGTTTGTGCAG AAGAGACCCGTGCGGGAAAGCACCCAGAgacagatgagctgcagctcttcagggAGTCTTTCACCCTCCAATCAAGCAACAAATGCCCCAAAACCCGCCCGAAGAGAGTGGAAGTACATTGCTTCTGAGAAAACCACAA ACAACACCTACCTGTGTCTGGCTGTCATGGacagtgtgttgtgtgtgatcTTCTTGCACGGCCGTAGCAGCCCCCAAACCTCCCCTTCTGCCACCCCCTGTTTGATGAAGAGCCTGAGCTTCGAGGCCCAGcccaaggagctggaggagcagcccCTGTCTCCCATGCATTACGCTCGCTCCGGCCTGGGCACCGCGGCCCTGAACGGAAGGCTCATCGCGGCAG gaggCTACAACAGAGAGGAGTGTCTGAGAACTGTGGAGTGTTACGACCCCAACGAGGACCGCTGGAGCTTTATCGCCCCCATGAGGACTCCGCGGGCTCGGTTCCAGATGGCAGTTCTTATG GGTCAGCTGTACGTGATTGGAGGCTCAAACGGACATTCTGATGAGCTGAGCTGCGGAGAGCGATACGATCCGCTGGCTGATGAATGGGTTCAGGTACCAGAGCTGAGGACCAACCGCTGCAACGCAG GCGTCTGCTCCCTTAACAACAAGCTCTATGTTGTGGGCGGATCAGACCCCTGCGGGCAGAAGGGATTGAAGAACTGTGACGTTTTTGACCCCGTGACCAAAACTTGGTCCAATTGTGCCTCTCTCAACATCA GGAGGCACCAGGCAGCAGTGTGCGAGTTGGAGGGCTTCATGTAtgtggctggaggagcagagtccTGGAACTGCCTCAACTCTGTGGAACGTTACAACCCCGAGAACAATACTTGGACCCTCGTAGCCCCCATGAATGTGGCCCGCCGGGGGGCCGGCATTGCTGTCCACGCAG GCAAACTGTTTGTCGTGGGCGGTTTCGACGGCTCCCACGCCCTCCGCTGCGTGGAGGTGTACGACCCCGCCCGCAACGACTGGAAGATGCTGGGCAGCATGACGTCTTCCCGCAGCAACGCGGGCCTGGCCATACTCGGCGAAACCATCTACGCCGTGGGCGGCTTCGACGGCAACGAGTTCCTCAACACGGTGGAGGTGTACAACCCTGCGACGGACGAGTGGAACGACTGCGCCAACACCCCGTCTCCTCCCTCCgattga